A region from the Candidatus Gorgyraea atricola genome encodes:
- a CDS encoding phosphopantothenoylcysteine decarboxylase: MRFISNRSTGEMGYAIANEASRRKHAVTLISGPTRLKSPKVKRFIPIESTEDLLKALKKEIRSADCLIMCAAVGDFRVKKVAGKKIKRKKTLSLQLVPNKDILKELSKYKKAKLFVGFSLETENWLKNSSKKLKSKNLDLIVANRLTKNHNPFGDNRLGVCIIDRSSHRIYIDNRKKPFISHVLLDKIERMWYLGRDKGHETRDKGV; encoded by the coding sequence GTGAGATTTATTTCTAATAGATCCACGGGTGAGATGGGTTATGCGATTGCAAACGAAGCGTCTCGAAGAAAGCACGCTGTTACGCTTATAAGCGGACCTACCAGATTAAAATCTCCAAAGGTTAAAAGGTTTATTCCAATTGAGAGCACAGAGGATCTCTTAAAGGCGCTTAAGAAAGAGATTAGAAGCGCGGATTGTCTTATTATGTGCGCTGCAGTTGGGGATTTTAGGGTAAAAAAGGTTGCAGGCAAAAAGATCAAGAGAAAAAAGACACTTTCGTTACAGCTTGTGCCGAACAAAGATATATTGAAGGAATTATCCAAGTATAAAAAAGCTAAGTTATTCGTGGGATTTAGCTTAGAGACTGAGAATTGGCTTAAGAATTCCTCTAAAAAGCTAAAAAGTAAGAACCTTGATTTGATTGTAGCTAATCGCTTGACAAAGAATCATAACCCATTTGGCGATAATAGGTTAGGTGTATGCATCATTGATAGATCTAGCCATAGGATATATATAGATAATAGAAAAAAGCCATTTATATCACATGTTTTGCTTGACAAAATAGAGCGGATGTGGTATTTAGGAAGGGACAAGGGACATGAGACAAGAGACAAGGGAGTTTAA
- a CDS encoding flavoprotein — MKKTVVIGVTGSIACYKALDIIRGLQRLGLSTEVVLTKEAEEFIKPILFQSVSGNKVISSDMFKVPEEWDIAHVSLAKKADLILVAPATANIIGKVASGICDDMLTCTICATKSPILFAPAMNEAMYKNKIVQANIQNLKKAGYHFTGPIKGSLVCGTKGLGHIQDIDVIIKEVKKLLR, encoded by the coding sequence ATGAAGAAAACCGTAGTCATAGGCGTAACCGGGAGCATCGCGTGTTATAAAGCCCTCGATATTATACGAGGGCTTCAGCGTCTTGGTTTGTCTACTGAAGTAGTGCTTACAAAAGAGGCAGAGGAGTTTATAAAGCCGATTTTGTTTCAATCCGTTTCTGGGAATAAAGTAATCAGTTCTGACATGTTCAAAGTCCCAGAGGAATGGGATATTGCGCATGTTTCCTTAGCTAAAAAAGCAGATCTTATCCTTGTCGCGCCTGCCACAGCCAATATCATTGGCAAGGTAGCATCAGGCATCTGCGACGACATGCTCACCTGCACCATCTGCGCAACAAAATCCCCAATCCTATTCGCGCCAGCCATGAATGAAGCCATGTACAAGAATAAGATCGTACAGGCCAACATCCAAAACCTAAAAAAAGCCGGCTACCACTTCACCGGCCCCATCAAAGGTTCCCTAGTCTGCGGCACAAAAGGACTAGGCCATATCCAGGATATCGACGTGATAATAAAAGAGGTAAAAAAATTATTAAGATAA
- the rpoZ gene encoding DNA-directed RNA polymerase subunit omega yields MPREKVVKSEDSIYKLTLIAARRAIELNNGAKKLIETDSKKFSTIALEEIGAGKVTYKVKK; encoded by the coding sequence ATGCCGCGAGAAAAGGTTGTTAAGAGCGAAGACAGTATTTATAAATTAACATTGATTGCCGCAAGAAGGGCCATAGAGCTGAACAATGGCGCCAAGAAATTAATAGAAACTGACTCAAAAAAATTCTCAACAATTGCCCTGGAAGAGATAGGAGCGGGGAAAGTGACGTACAAGGTTAAGAAGTAG
- the gmk gene encoding guanylate kinase, with translation MKKQGILFIISAPSGSGKTTLCNKLVDSLSGLSRSISMTTRAPRAGERDGMDYIFMEKEEFLKRKKKSEFLEWAKVFTEYYATPRKYIKHMITKGHDVLLNIDVQGAMKIKRLGMRAVFVYILPPSMSQLKERLTSRSTDTKKEIAKRLRIAKKELSYLSRYDYVVVNNVLDSALENLRSIVIAERCKVI, from the coding sequence ATGAAAAAACAGGGTATATTATTCATAATCTCAGCACCGTCAGGGTCAGGGAAGACCACACTTTGTAATAAATTAGTGGATTCCTTGAGCGGCCTGAGTCGTTCCATTTCCATGACCACACGGGCCCCGCGCGCAGGAGAACGGGACGGCATGGATTATATTTTTATGGAAAAGGAAGAATTCTTAAAGCGCAAGAAGAAAAGCGAATTCCTGGAATGGGCAAAGGTGTTCACTGAATACTATGCTACGCCAAGGAAATATATAAAACACATGATAACCAAAGGCCATGATGTTCTTTTAAATATAGATGTGCAGGGCGCGATGAAGATAAAAAGGCTTGGCATGAGGGCAGTTTTTGTATACATCCTTCCGCCATCCATGTCACAGCTAAAGGAAAGATTAACGAGTCGTTCAACAGATACTAAAAAAGAGATAGCGAAGAGACTCAGGATCGCGAAGAAAGAACTCTCGTATCTATCCAGATACGATTATGTTGTCGTCAATAATGTGCTGGACTCAGCGCTGGAAAACCTGCGCTCCATTGTCATAGCAGAGAGATGTAAAGTAATCTGA
- a CDS encoding YicC/YloC family endoribonuclease: protein MIKSMTGFGKGESKSQFGRFTVELRTLNHRYFDISSRMPNNLGIFEDRIRNYINKHIKRGKVNLALSLKKNGKGFETTKIDHDAIQKYYKMLTKIKKRFNLKDEIKLSHILSFPDVIVQDQPEYDVNSVWPVLESAIKKAALDCNKMREEEGKALYKDLAKRLGNISYSMNKISSIAPSLVAQYKHKLDSKIKGLLKNKNFIDRSRLETELAIFAKQSDVSEELTRARSHIKATKAALSSNKEVGRRLDFILQELQREINTLGAKSSSTKISQLVIDIKSEIDKMREQVQNVE, encoded by the coding sequence ATGATAAAGAGCATGACAGGTTTTGGAAAAGGTGAATCAAAGAGCCAGTTCGGCAGATTTACGGTGGAGCTGCGCACATTAAACCACAGGTATTTTGATATTTCTTCCAGGATGCCGAATAATCTCGGGATCTTTGAAGACAGGATCAGAAATTATATAAATAAACACATCAAAAGAGGCAAGGTAAATCTCGCGCTTTCTCTAAAAAAGAATGGAAAGGGTTTTGAGACGACAAAGATCGACCATGATGCCATTCAAAAATATTACAAGATGCTTACCAAGATCAAAAAAAGATTTAATTTAAAGGACGAGATAAAACTTTCTCATATATTGTCTTTCCCGGATGTGATCGTGCAGGACCAGCCTGAATATGATGTAAATTCTGTATGGCCTGTCTTAGAATCAGCGATTAAAAAGGCAGCGCTTGATTGTAATAAGATGAGAGAAGAAGAAGGCAAGGCACTTTATAAGGATCTCGCGAAGAGACTGGGCAATATCTCTTATTCCATGAATAAGATTTCCTCTATAGCGCCGAGTCTTGTTGCGCAATATAAACATAAACTGGATTCTAAGATAAAAGGACTGTTAAAGAACAAGAATTTTATAGACCGCTCGAGATTAGAAACAGAGCTTGCCATATTTGCCAAGCAATCTGATGTCTCAGAGGAGCTGACACGGGCCAGGAGTCATATAAAGGCCACCAAGGCCGCTCTTAGCTCAAATAAAGAGGTTGGCAGGCGCCTGGATTTTATATTGCAGGAACTACAGAGGGAGATCAATACGCTTGGCGCAAAATCTTCCAGCACAAAGATCTCGCAGCTCGTCATAGATATAAAAAGCGAAATAGACAAGATGCGCGAACAGGTTCAAAACGTGGAGTGA
- a CDS encoding nucleoside-diphosphate kinase — protein sequence MNQQTLVLIKPDGLVKSLTGNILTRLSESKLEIVAAKMAKVTRELAVEHYKHMKDKPFFEDLIKYIQGELHDRRKVMAIVYWGEDAIKKVRELAGTTNPEEAEATSIRGSYGRITTKGLYENALHASTNPEEAEREIKLWFEPDEVIVDIYPTKKKTIEQKNKRVWA from the coding sequence ATGAATCAGCAAACGCTCGTCCTTATTAAACCAGATGGCCTTGTTAAGTCGCTCACTGGCAATATCCTAACCCGGCTATCTGAGTCAAAGCTGGAAATAGTCGCAGCAAAGATGGCCAAAGTTACGCGAGAATTAGCGGTTGAGCATTATAAACACATGAAAGATAAGCCATTTTTTGAAGATCTGATCAAGTATATTCAAGGAGAGCTGCATGACAGGCGCAAGGTCATGGCCATAGTTTATTGGGGCGAAGACGCGATAAAAAAAGTCAGAGAACTTGCTGGTACGACAAATCCAGAAGAGGCGGAAGCCACAAGCATCAGAGGCTCTTACGGCAGGATCACCACAAAGGGGCTTTACGAAAACGCGCTTCATGCGTCTACAAATCCAGAAGAAGCAGAACGCGAGATAAAACTCTGGTTTGAACCAGACGAGGTTATAGTCGATATATATCCGACAAAGAAAAAAACTATTGAGCAAAAGAATAAGCGGGTCTGGGCATGA
- a CDS encoding ParB/RepB/Spo0J family partition protein, with amino-acid sequence MEKRGLGRGLEALISGTPNHSLRSGTGQARDVGATTLLKAGKGQAVVNVPLGKIKANKYQPRGDFDKQALEDLANSIKEKGFVQPILVRDVEGEYELVAGERRFRAAQKLNLKEIPAIVKDVSDLDSLELSIIENVQREDLNPIDQAKAYKRLLDEFDMTQEKVSDTIGKDRTTVTNILRLLKLPKKIQDHVSRGTISMGHARAMLSLPTENEQNRLCTKVLKNDLSVRDTERYAKKMSVHSKKKVSEKDPNLLSLEEELRDALGTKVRILKGKRGGKIEIEFYSDTDLEKVVTRLKSKS; translated from the coding sequence ATGGAAAAAAGAGGTCTCGGAAGAGGTTTAGAAGCGCTTATATCAGGGACCCCGAACCACTCGCTACGCTCGGGTACGGGGCAGGCAAGGGATGTGGGAGCTACCACCTTATTAAAGGCTGGTAAGGGCCAAGCTGTAGTTAATGTGCCCTTGGGCAAGATCAAGGCTAATAAGTACCAGCCAAGAGGGGATTTTGATAAGCAGGCCTTAGAGGATTTGGCTAATTCGATTAAGGAAAAGGGCTTTGTCCAGCCAATCTTAGTAAGAGATGTAGAGGGCGAATATGAGCTGGTTGCAGGAGAGCGTAGATTCAGGGCTGCTCAGAAGCTTAATTTAAAGGAGATACCGGCCATAGTCAAGGATGTTTCAGATCTAGACTCTCTAGAACTTTCTATAATAGAGAATGTGCAGAGAGAAGACTTGAACCCAATTGACCAGGCAAAGGCATATAAGAGGCTTTTGGACGAGTTTGACATGACTCAGGAAAAGGTCTCTGACACGATTGGCAAAGATAGGACCACAGTAACTAATATATTGAGATTGTTGAAGCTGCCAAAGAAGATCCAGGACCATGTTTCACGTGGCACTATCTCAATGGGTCATGCGAGGGCTATGCTGAGCCTGCCAACTGAGAACGAGCAAAACAGGCTTTGTACAAAGGTTTTGAAAAATGACCTATCTGTGAGAGACACAGAGAGATACGCAAAAAAAATGTCTGTACATTCAAAGAAAAAAGTCTCAGAAAAAGACCCGAATTTGCTATCATTAGAGGAAGAATTAAGAGATGCATTGGGCACAAAAGTGCGCATTCTTAAAGGTAAGCGCGGCGGCAAGATAGAGATAGAATTTTATTCTGATACAGATCTAGAAAAGGTCGTAACTCGTTTAAAATCAAAGAGTTAG
- a CDS encoding AAA family ATPase, protein MGKIIAICNQKGGVGKTTTAINLGYSLGLRGKKVLLIDFDPQANATSGVGIDKAKIEKDIYDVLINNIKPVDIIQKLYDSEFKLIPSSINLTGAEIELISLMKREYRLKTSLEGIKSEYDFIVIDSPPSLGLLTINALTAADSVLIPIQCEYYALEGLSQLLNTINLVKENLNPGLEVEGVLLTMADYRTNLTTEVIGEARKFFKEKVFTTIIPRSIRLSEAPGFGKPIHMYDKSSIGSKTYEALAKELLGEESQPPTHTVGQV, encoded by the coding sequence ATGGGAAAGATCATAGCGATTTGCAATCAAAAAGGCGGAGTAGGAAAGACCACAACAGCTATTAATCTTGGGTACTCTCTTGGCTTAAGGGGCAAGAAAGTATTGCTTATAGATTTTGATCCACAGGCTAATGCAACCAGTGGCGTAGGCATTGATAAGGCAAAGATAGAAAAGGATATCTATGATGTTTTAATCAATAATATCAAGCCTGTAGATATCATACAGAAGCTATATGATTCAGAGTTTAAGTTGATCCCATCCAGCATAAATCTTACTGGCGCAGAAATAGAGCTTATAAGCCTGATGAAAAGAGAATATAGGCTCAAGACTAGCCTTGAAGGCATTAAATCAGAGTATGATTTTATTGTCATTGATTCACCGCCTTCATTAGGGCTTTTAACCATCAATGCCCTAACAGCAGCTGATTCAGTTTTGATACCCATACAATGCGAGTACTATGCCTTAGAAGGCCTTAGTCAGCTTTTAAACACCATAAACCTGGTAAAGGAGAACCTTAATCCTGGCCTGGAAGTAGAAGGGGTGTTATTGACCATGGCTGATTATAGGACAAACCTTACAACTGAGGTAATAGGCGAGGCTAGAAAATTCTTTAAGGAAAAGGTCTTTACCACGATTATACCCAGAAGCATCAGATTAAGTGAGGCACCTGGTTTTGGCAAGCCAATACATATGTATGACAAGAGTTCAATAGGTTCAAAGACATACGAAGCGCTTGCAAAAGAGCTTTTAGGTGAAGAATCGCAACCTCCTACTCACACTGTAGGTCAGGTTTAA
- a CDS encoding Jag N-terminal domain-containing protein has product MTPHRQRLNEIEIEAKTAQDAIRIALSKLKADRSEVDVKVLREEHKGLFSMNGSKLAKVRVCKKLQKK; this is encoded by the coding sequence ATGACTCCTCATAGACAGAGGCTAAATGAGATAGAGATAGAAGCAAAGACAGCGCAGGATGCGATCAGGATAGCCCTATCTAAATTAAAGGCTGATAGGTCTGAGGTAGATGTAAAGGTGTTACGAGAAGAGCACAAAGGCCTATTTAGCATGAATGGTTCGAAATTAGCTAAAGTGAGAGTTTGCAAGAAGTTACAAAAAAAATGA